The Vespula pensylvanica isolate Volc-1 chromosome 5, ASM1446617v1, whole genome shotgun sequence genome includes a window with the following:
- the LOC122629374 gene encoding nuclear receptor 2C2-associated protein: protein MTNLLKECKFDCRVSSVINKDTRNYGKQYMFDNSNETCWNSDAGSQQWIMINLEKTCIISGFEIEFQGGFAGKDCYVEIGDNNGSTVIAERFFPKDTNGVQYFVLKNTVTGKSFKLIFNESTDLFGRIIIYRLSICS from the exons CG GGTTAGTTCggttataaataaagatactAGAAATTATGGAAAGCAATATATGTTTGATAATTCCAATGAAACATGTTGGAATTCTGATGct GGCTCGCAACAATGGATAATGATTAATTTGGAAAAAACGTGTATTATATCTGgatttgaaattgaatttcaAGGTGGCTTTGCTGGAAAAGATTGTTATGTAGAAATTGGAGACAATAATGGTAGCACAGTTATTGCTGAACGCTTTTTCCCAAAAGATACAAATGGAGttcaatattttgtattaaaaaatacagttacaggaaaatcttttaaattaatatttaatgaaagcACAGATCTTTTTGGTaggattattatttacagaTTATCTATATGTTCGTGA
- the LOC122629372 gene encoding uncharacterized protein LOC122629372 produces MAISTYFHRNVLLLTQVIPTSDEFKLHFHEGMFDKPNTIGFMHVSQYLLTIYDLERFKKLIQWPVTCKKTEVKYRNNVKDYLNQIANENVDIDFPPILTSYLVRAHGTKFTIIMWKLSIVVLRTYIKRNCDPNIFYAPRLGPTKELIKTTLQGINKDKISSITSHHRNINKMKETSKMIMAEEKETLANIKQELFENKQSMLNLISEAPVNSSIKECLANIENTEIIQLWKENITENLSYIRRKQKIFKDVQTLSNKITNMVSSIIGGSEILDAQQLGKVHSSTISLLPLSTSTQYLLHHLYINDKLMLRNFIELLNFLLCQAYQCLKKNELKDISKCLLQIEASQEDIKSGIKSFQNLRTNIESISNNLKSHFYQKKMNETYQENISALENIVFSSSPVITINTNCRDEGNDVLKRLELTPIEGAHKSLFSRYKRQHGNTNLSVSQLRTNLLVSRINFDDTLSLNNSDKISQAHSSIPKTNSLSIKHTGKYSRLFLSYAKKPSERGNCSINSISHSIKANSTTITNTEGEAHNTSQFSLRNTTKSFFDLREVIIPEKFNTINQLKSQYVLKETNNLHNDQCEMDNETEEDNLTNIKDNMSVNIKDITKKRRSISDLVQRYKKVLEITKENIECEN; encoded by the exons ATGGCAATAAGCACGTATTTTCATCGCAATGTACTTCTTTTAACGCAAGTAATTCCAACGAGTGATGAGTTTAAACTACACTTTCACGAg ggAATGTTTGACAAACCTAATACGATTGGATTTATGCATGTTTCACAATATTTATTGACAATATATGATTTAGagcgttttaaaaaattaattcaatggCCAGTAACATGCAAAAAAACAGAAGTCaaatatcgtaataatgttaaagattatttaaatcaaatagCAAATGAAAATGTTGATATCGATTTTCCTCCTATTCTTACTTCTTATTTGGTTCGTGCTCATGGTACAAAGTTTACAATTATTATGTGGAAACTCTCTATAGTAGTGTTAAGGACTTATATTAAGAGGAATT GTGAcccaaatattttctatgcaCCACGTCTAGGTCCTACAAAAGAATTGATAAAAACAACTCTTcaaggaataaataaagataagatTTCTAGTATCACGTCTCATCatagaaatataaacaaaatgaaagaaacatcAAAAATGATTATGGC ggaagaaaaagaaaccttagctaatataaaacaagaactttttgaaaataaacaatCCATGTTAAATCTGATATCTGAAGCTCCAGTTAATTCTAGCATAAAAGAGTGCTTAgcaaatattgaaaatacagaaattatacagt tatggaaagaaaatataactgaaaatttatcatatataagaaggaaacaaaagattTTCAAGGATGTACAAACTCttagtaataaaattactaaTATGGTTTCCAGTATAATTGGTGGTTCCGAGATATTAGATGCACAGCAACTTGGAAAAGTACATTCTTCTACAATTTCATTGCTTCCATTATCAACAAGTACGCAG tatcttcttcatcatttgtatataaatgacAAACTAATGTTacgtaattttattgaattattgaaTTTCTTGTTGTGTCAAGCATACCAATgcttaaagaaaaatgaattgaaaGATATATCAAAGTGCCTTCTGCAAATAGAGGCTAGccaagaagatataaaatctggaataaaatcatttcaGAATTTAAGAACAAATATAGAaagtatttcaaataatttaaaatcacatttttatcaaaagaaaatgaatgaaacatATCAAGAAAACATTTCAGCAttggaaaatattgttttttcttcatctccagtaataacaattaataccAATTGTCGTGATGAAGGAAATGATGTACTAAAGAGATTAGAACTTACACCGATAGAag GTGCACACAAATCATTATTTTCCAGATACAAACGACAACATGGCAATACTAATTTATCTGTTTCACAATTAAGAACAAATTTGTTAGTATcacgaattaattttgatgATACTTTGTCTTTAAATAACAGTGATAAAATTTCACAAGCTCACTCATCTATACCTAAAACAAATTCATTATCTATTAAACATACAGGGAAATAttcacgtttatttttatcatatgcAAAGAAGCCCAGTGAAAGAG gtaaCTGTAGTATAAATTCTATATCACATTCTATAAAAGCTAATTCTACTACTATAACAAATACAGAAGGAGAAGCACATAATACGTCACAATTTAGTCTTAGAAATACTACAAAGAGCTTTTTTGATCTTAGAGAAGTAATAATAcctgaaaaatttaatacaataaatcaattaaaatctcAATATGTTCTCAAAGAGACTAACAATTTACATAATGATCAATGTGAAATGGATAATGAAACTGAAGAAGATAATCTAAccaatattaaagataatatgtctgttaatattaaagacataacaaaaaaaagaagatccaTCAGTGATTTAGTGCAacgttataaaaaagtattagaaattactaaagaaaatatagaatgtgaaaattag